CTCTTTTTCAGCCAGGCCACGGATCGCCGCACGCAACTCGTCATGCTCTTCTGCCAGCTTGAACAGGTCAAACGACGGGTTTCCAGCCATCACAGCCTCCAGGATCGAACAGTTAGTCGCCGTTAACTGTACGTCACGGTCAATTTAGTCGCCTAATAGTCTGCGCCGCAGCGCCTCATCCTTCTCCAAAACGGTTGCTTCCATGCTCGCTTGGAAGGCAACCACCTTGTCCCGCAGCGTCGTGTCGGAGACCCCCAGGACGCGCGCGGCCAGCAGCCCGGCGTTGCGGGCTCCACCGATCGACACCGTCGCGACGGGCACACCCGCGGGCATCTGCACGATGGACAGCAGGGAGTCCAGACCATCCAGCCGCGCCAGTGGCACCGGAACGCCGATGACCGGCAACGGGGTGGCCGAGGCCACCATGCCGGGCAGATGCGCGGCGCCGCCTGCCCCGGCGATGATCACCTGGATGCCCCGGTCGGCGGCCGTCTGTGCGTACTCCAGCATGCGCGCCGGGGTGCGGTGTGCCGAGACAACGCCCACCTCAAACGGAATTGCGAACTCCGCCAAAGCATTCGCGGCATCCGACATCACCGACCAGTCACTGTCGCTGCCCATGATCAGGCCGACCCGTGCACTCACTATTCAGCGTCCTCTCATCGTCGCGCAGCCGCTTATCAGCGCCTTCGCCTCTTCGCGCAAGCTCATCAGTGCCTCCGCTTCTTCGCGCAAGCGCTCATCAGTGTGTCGCTTGCCATCCATCGGTCCATACCGCGTGCGAGAGCCAGTGCGCGGCACGCTCGGCACGCTCACGCACCTCGGCCACATACTGCGGATCGCTCGGCGAACCATCCGCGCGGCCTTGGATATTCACGTGCCCGAGCTTGCGGCCCGCACGCTCGCCCTTGCCGTACAAGTGCACTTTCGCCTCCGGGATGCGGCCCATCAAATGGTGCATCCGTTCATCGAGTGACATCGCGGGAGTCTCAGGTGCACCCAACACGTTGGCCATGACGGTCACGGGAGCCAGTGGTTCGGTGGAGCCGAGCGGGTAGTCGAGCACGGCCCGCAGGTGCTGCTCGAATTGCCCGGTCCGCGCGCCGTCCATGCTCCAATGCCCGGAGTTGTGTGGTCGCATCGCCAGCTCATTGACCAGCAATCGGCCGTCATTGGTTTCAAACAGTTCCACCGCCAGGCATCCGGTCACACCGAGGTCGGTGGCGATCCGCAGCGCCAGCTGCTCGGCCTCCATCGCCCGTCCCTCGGGCAGCTCGGGTGCCGGCGCGATGACCACGGCGCAAATCCCATCCCGCTGAACGGTTTCCACCACAGGCCAGGCGGCACCCTGTCCGAACGGTGAGCGCGCCACCATCGCCGACAGCTCACGGCGCATGTCGATACGTTCCTCGGCAAGCAGATCCACACCCGCCGCCAGCTGCTCGGCGGCCACCGCGCGCGCCTCATCCAGATCGTCGGTGATCCACACGCCACGGCCGTCGTATCCGCCCCGCACCGCCTTCAGCACCACCCGGCTGCCCGTCTCCGCGGCAAACCGCTCGACGTCGGCGACGGTCTTGATATCGGCGAATCCGGGCACCGGAGCCCCGATGCTCTTCAATTTGCGTCGCATGAACGTCTTGTCCTGCGCGTAGATGAGCGCCGACGGCGGTGGCTGCACATTGACGCCCTCGCCTTGCAGGGTCTCCAGGAACGCGGTGGGGACGTGTTCGTGGTCGAAGGTGAGCACGGTGGCCCCCTTCGCCGCGCGGCGCAGATCATCAAGATCGGTATGCGAACCGAATACGACATCGGGGGTGACTTGAGCCGCCGGCTCATCGGCGGCATGTGCCAGCACCCGCAGTGTCTGACCCAGCGCGATCGACGCCTGATGGGTCATCCGGGCCAGCTGACCACCACCGATCATGGTGACGACGGGAGTTTCGGGCACAGACATATGTTGTCATGCTGGCCACACGGCCCCGCCGGAACGGTCCGTCTCAGCCGTCGTCAGCAGCCGGGATCAGGTGATCACGTACACGC
This genomic window from Mycobacteroides chelonae contains:
- the purE gene encoding 5-(carboxyamino)imidazole ribonucleotide mutase produces the protein MSARVGLIMGSDSDWSVMSDAANALAEFAIPFEVGVVSAHRTPARMLEYAQTAADRGIQVIIAGAGGAAHLPGMVASATPLPVIGVPVPLARLDGLDSLLSIVQMPAGVPVATVSIGGARNAGLLAARVLGVSDTTLRDKVVAFQASMEATVLEKDEALRRRLLGD
- a CDS encoding 5-(carboxyamino)imidazole ribonucleotide synthase; the protein is MPETPVVTMIGGGQLARMTHQASIALGQTLRVLAHAADEPAAQVTPDVVFGSHTDLDDLRRAAKGATVLTFDHEHVPTAFLETLQGEGVNVQPPPSALIYAQDKTFMRRKLKSIGAPVPGFADIKTVADVERFAAETGSRVVLKAVRGGYDGRGVWITDDLDEARAVAAEQLAAGVDLLAEERIDMRRELSAMVARSPFGQGAAWPVVETVQRDGICAVVIAPAPELPEGRAMEAEQLALRIATDLGVTGCLAVELFETNDGRLLVNELAMRPHNSGHWSMDGARTGQFEQHLRAVLDYPLGSTEPLAPVTVMANVLGAPETPAMSLDERMHHLMGRIPEAKVHLYGKGERAGRKLGHVNIQGRADGSPSDPQYVAEVRERAERAAHWLSHAVWTDGWQATH